In Runella sp. SP2, the genomic window TGGTACCGCTGTATTCACCAACCTGCGCGGCCGAAAGGCGGTCGGGGTAGCTTTCAAACGGCCCGCGTCCATACCACGTAAGGTTACGGAACGAAGCAGGAAGTTGCATTTGCATTCCCACTTTGGGAAGTGGAGGTACGTTGTTGCCATTGACCGTAATGGTGTTTCTGACGTCAATATCTCCTGAACCAAAGACAGTATAAGTCGTTTTTACGACAAAATTGACCCCTGCACGACCTACCCACGTGCTTTGAGTGTGAATTTTTGCGACAGAAGGGCTTACTTGCTCAATACGAATATCACCCCCTAAACGGCGAAGGCTGTCTAACCCTGCAGCTCTCCAACGTGCTGCAAAGGAGTCTTTTCCGCCCCCTTCGTCATTGTCGGTAGGCACTCGCCAAAAGTTAGGCTGGAGCGGTTTGGCGATGAGTTCACGGTTTTTGTAAATAAAAGAACTGATACCCGCTACTTTGCGGTCGAAGATGATTTTGAACTGGGGATTGGTCAACTGAATCCCTCCGCCACGAACCAGCCCTACCTTGACAGTCGCATTGGCTGGCCACGTCACCACCGTTTTGGCCGTTGGGTAGCTATTTTTGATGTATAGTTGTTCAAAAGCCACTTCGTGCCCTGCTTGCGCCCATGCGGTGTTTTCTTTGAGTTTGACACTAAGATTTAGAAAATACTCCCCGCCCGAAGTCGGCATAGAAAAGGGAATAGAAAGCGATTGGTTTGCGCCAGGGGCAGCATTGAGGTCATTGATGTCGCCTTGCTGTACAACTTTGCCGTTTTCGAGAAGCTGCCACGTCAACTTGAAAGGCTTTAAGCTCAAGAAATTGTAGGTGTTTTGGAGTGTAATGGCTTGATTTTGGGCCGAAAGCGTATCTTTTGGCGAAAACTTGATGTATTGATATACGTGTTTTACTTCGTTGATTTCGGGCTGAGGCGTGCGGTCAGGATTAACCAAACCGTCGCCTGCGTTGGCGCCATCAATGCGATTAACGTGATCGATGTACCAATTTCCCGCTTTGTCTTTGAGGGTTAAACCTTGGTCCACCCAATCCCACAAAAACCCACCTTGCATTCGGGGGTTTTTGTCAATAAGCTCCCAGTAGTCGCTCAAATTTCCGACGCTATTTCCCATCGAGTGCGCGTATTCACAAATAATCAACGGGCGATTAGGGTCTTTTTTGGCCATGGCTTCCATCACTTTGACCGAAGGATACATCGTGCCGTTGATGTCGTACTTCGTCACGGGCTGATCCACGTCTTCAAAGGTTTTGGGGTAGTTGGAGCGACCTTCGTAGTGCAGCGGACGGGTAGGGTCGATGAGGCGGATGATTTCGGCCATGCTGTCAAAATTTCCACCCATTCCTGATTCATTTCCCAACGACCAAATGACGATAGAAGGGTGGTTTTTATCACGTTCCACCATGGCTTTCCCACGGGCTACAAAGGCGTCTTTCCAGTCGGCGTTGGCCGCTAAAACAATTCCTTTTTGTTGCCAAAGCTCGTGGCTTTCGATATTGGCTTCGTCGATGACATACAGACCGTATTCATCGCACAGGTCATACCAAAGTGGGTCGTTGGGGTAATGTGAGCTACGAACGGCGTTGATGTTATGCTGTTTCATCAACACAATGTCTTTAATCATGGATTCGCGACTGATGACACGACCTGTGTTTGGGTCAAACTCGTGGCGATTGACTCCCTTAAATTTCACCGCTTTGCCATTGACCAATAGCTGACCATTGCGAAGATTCACTTCACGGAAACCAACGCGGGTACTTAATATTTCAGCGGTACGCCCTTCGCCGTCTATCACTTGAATGAGTAATTTGTAAAGATTGGGTGCCTCGGCGCTCCACAAAGCGGGGGAAGTAATGGGTACGTTTAAATTTAGGTATGACTCGTCTTTCGGATCCATCATTGGTACGTTTCTTACCAAATCGTCCTGTACAAGGCGGCCTGAAGGATCGTAGAGTTTGAACTTAACTTGGTATTTATCTTGCACTTGCGACGAAAAGTTTTTAACAAAAGCCGCCACTTTTAGCGTTGCATTTTGGTAGTTATCGTCCAAATCAGTCACTACGTAGTAATCGCGAATGTGAATCGTGGGGGTGGCATAAAGATAAACATCGCGGAAAATCCCCGATATGCGCCAAAAATCTTGGTCTTCGAGGTAGCTACCGTCCGACCAGTTGATGACCTGAACCGTCAGCTGATTGTCGCCGCCGCGTAGGTATTTGGTGACATTAAACTCAGCGGGCGTCATTCCGTCTTCGTGATACCCCACCTGAAGGCCATTTACCCAAACATAGCAAGCCGACTGAACTCCTGCAAAATGCAAGAAAACGTCGCGGCCTTGCCAGTTGGCAGGAAGGCTAAATTGGGTGCGGTACAACCCCACGGAGTTGGTATCGCTGGTGATGCGCGGCGGAGAGGCAGGAAACGGGTGCTTGATGTTGGAAAAAATAGGGCGGTCGTAAGGGCGGCCTTCGCGAGCGCCTACCACTTGCCAATTGGACGGCACGGGCAAATCGTCCCAAGTAGAAGTATTGACATTTTGTTGGAAAAAATCACCTGGAACTTTTGAAGGATGCGATACCCACTTGAATTTCCACGTACCGTTGAGTGATTTGACGTAAGGAGAAGCCGCTCGGTCAAATTTCAGCGCTGAGGCTTCGTCGCTGAAAGGAACAATCGTTGTATGAGGGCGTTCGGTATTTCTACTAATGACAGCAGGATTTTCCCAATCGGGTAAATCTTGGGCAAATCCAATACAAGGAACGAACAAGGATAAAAAAACGCTTAATTTGCGCATAAATCAAAAGCGGTTAGATTCAAGAAACGCTAGTAAAGAATAAAATAAAAAACCTTGTTTTAGGTAAAAACAGCTGATTATCAGTATTTTGTTTTGTCTAAAAAAAGGAGTAGCGTCATCATTGGTTAATTAATAATTTACAAAATAAAGGCTCTTTGGGCAGAACCAATAAGAATAAAACGAAAAAAGAAGCGTAAATATTGGGTACTCGTTTTACCCTACCTGCTTTCTTGAATGGAATCCGCTCGCAAATTTCAATCATTCTAACCTCAATTGTATCATGCTTTTAGCCGTTGATGTAGGCAATACTGACACCGTTTTTGGCGTATGGCAAAACGATGAATGGACGCATATTTTTCGGGTACGTTCGCTCACCGATGAAGCAGCGCCTCACTACGAAACCAAACTTCGCCTTCATTTTTTAGAGGCAAATTTGTTGATTTCGGACGTACAAACGACGGTACTGAGCAGTGTCGTACCACCGCTGACGCCCGTTTTGCGGAGTATGTTGTCGGGGCTTTTTGGGATGCCGCCCGTGGTCGTTGGGCCAGAGGTGTATCCTGGACTAAAAGTAGAAATCGATCATCCGCACGAGATAGGAAGCGACTTGGTGGCCAACGCCGTGGCGGCTTATACCAAGTATGGACGCAATGCGGTAGTGGTGGATTTTGGGACGGCGCTTACGTTTACGACCGTCTCGGGTGACGGACGGATTTTGGGCGTAGCCATTGCTCCTGGGCTAAAAACTGCCGTCAAAGCCTTGTTTTCAAACACGGCTCAGCTCCCCGAAGTGCCCCTCAAATTGCCCGAATCGGCCATTGGTAAAAACACCACGCACGCGATTCAGGCGGGGATATTGCTCGGCTACGAGAGCTTGGTGCGTGGCATGATTACGCGGATTCGACGGGAACTCGACGGCGACTGTATCGCCTTAGCAACGGGTGGGCTTTCGTCGATTATTGATACCCTTCACGGCGAGTTTGTGGAAGTAAACCGCAGTCTTACCCTCGATGGCCTACGCATCATTGGAGAACGCGTATCGGGGCTTTCAAGATAAAGACTTTGCCTCGTGCCCATTATTCACAGGTTTCTAGTCTGTTTACTAAAGATGAAATAGGGCTTGTACCTGTAGCGAAATCTTATACGACTGATAGTTGGTCGGTATGAAATTATTGGGTCGAGGTATTACTTCTTTTTGGTACTGCGGCTGAATAATCCAACTTACCCGTGAATTAGGCTTATAAAGTAACCCTGTACCAAGGATAATGTCTAACGATGTGGAGGGATTGGGGCGATAAGTAGAAGGAGTGGCTATGATTGTACCGACAGAAAAATAGGGAGCAAAAGTATGATGAATTGCTTTGTAATTTAGTAAAATTGGGACATTCCAGTAACCCCGTTTTTCTATTTTTTCATTGGGCTTTAAATGAATTTGATGGTAGTTTACCCCCGTCGAAACAGACCATTTTGAAGTGAAGGAATAATATCCCAAGATGCCCACCAATGGGCCATATCCTCGGTCATGAGAAGCTGGATTTAAAAAAGAATTGCGTGAGGTTATATTGACTTGAATAAAACCTACGACAGGAGCTATGGCAAACCGACTTTGTGCCTCTGTTCTGTTTATGACAAAGAATAAACAGAACAAGACTGATTTTTTGAAAACTTTCATAACGAGAGAATCGCTAATGTTTATCAAAAATGGGGAAATCTCTTCGCAGAGAAACAACTTCTTAGCTACATAACGCTAAATGGAGACTTTTAGCCTAAACGTACAAAGAAATAGCCTCATAGAGAGGTGATAATAGCACAATGAACGGTTAGCAGTGGTTAAAAGTTGACAAAACTCAAAGCTTCAACTTATACGAAACACCAATTAAAAAACGATTCTCTTGACTACCTTGAAGTCGGTAATCCGTAAAGCCTGAAACATCAATTTTGTTGCGTTTGTTGATGGCAAACTCAATCCCGCCTTTGTTTCGCATTTGATCAAAACCAACGCCGCCTAACTGGTAAAAAAAGTCCGTCGAAACGTAGGGGGTGAAGCGCGATTGGTTGGGGTAAGACACTTCAAATTTGTTACGCACATAGCTTTTGTCGTTTTCGAGGCCGCTATCGTCGTCCATAAACTGGTTTTGGTATCGCAAACGGTAATCAAATTTTAGCTTCCAAATTTTACGGTCGTAGGCAATGTCGGCATAAAAACGGTGGTAAGGACGGTATTCGTAGCCTGTTTTATCGTCATTTCTCTTTCGACGACCTATAAAACGATAATATCCGCTTACTTCCCAGCGCTTGTTAAGTTTGTACGATACGCCAGCTTCGCCCAGGTATGCCCGTAAGATGGAAACGTTATCGGTAAAACGGAACTGTGTATTTACACTCACTGAAAGCGATTTGGTGATTTTTTTCTCCACACCTACTCCCGACCACAAACCAATGTCCGTTGCTTGGGCTTTTCCCAAAAACGGTAAACATACGAAGGCTGCGATTGCTATTTTTTTCATTTTTTTGACGGTTTCCTGTTTTTAGTTTTGGGTTTACTTCTTGCCTCCTTCGAGCGGGTTATGAGCAACCCTTAGCACGGCACACGGCTTGCCCCTCGCTATTTGCCCCTTGCACTATTCGGTCGGGTTGTGAGCCACCCTTAGCACTTGATTTTTTACCGTTCCTTGGTAATAAAAAATCATGATAAGTGCCGAGTCCTTCAAAAAATCCATCGTTTGAACTTCTACGCGGTGTACGGCCAAGCCTGTTCGGACGCGTAAGTCTTCCAATAATTCTTCCTGACGCTCGGGCGTGATGAGCTCGATGCGGTCATACTGGATGTTTTTGGTCAACTCTCTTTTGATAAGCAAATTTCCTTCCAAAAGCCACACCACCAATAAAATCATTCCGTTAACTAATCCTAATTCGTCCCAACTACCTTTGATAATGGCCGAAATCA contains:
- a CDS encoding type III pantothenate kinase: MLLAVDVGNTDTVFGVWQNDEWTHIFRVRSLTDEAAPHYETKLRLHFLEANLLISDVQTTVLSSVVPPLTPVLRSMLSGLFGMPPVVVGPEVYPGLKVEIDHPHEIGSDLVANAVAAYTKYGRNAVVVDFGTALTFTTVSGDGRILGVAIAPGLKTAVKALFSNTAQLPEVPLKLPESAIGKNTTHAIQAGILLGYESLVRGMITRIRRELDGDCIALATGGLSSIIDTLHGEFVEVNRSLTLDGLRIIGERVSGLSR
- a CDS encoding DUF2490 domain-containing protein; protein product: MKKIAIAAFVCLPFLGKAQATDIGLWSGVGVEKKITKSLSVSVNTQFRFTDNVSILRAYLGEAGVSYKLNKRWEVSGYYRFIGRRKRNDDKTGYEYRPYHRFYADIAYDRKIWKLKFDYRLRYQNQFMDDDSGLENDKSYVRNKFEVSYPNQSRFTPYVSTDFFYQLGGVGFDQMRNKGGIEFAINKRNKIDVSGFTDYRLQGSQENRFLIGVSYKLKL
- a CDS encoding glycoside hydrolase family 2 TIM barrel-domain containing protein, coding for MRKLSVFLSLFVPCIGFAQDLPDWENPAVISRNTERPHTTIVPFSDEASALKFDRAASPYVKSLNGTWKFKWVSHPSKVPGDFFQQNVNTSTWDDLPVPSNWQVVGAREGRPYDRPIFSNIKHPFPASPPRITSDTNSVGLYRTQFSLPANWQGRDVFLHFAGVQSACYVWVNGLQVGYHEDGMTPAEFNVTKYLRGGDNQLTVQVINWSDGSYLEDQDFWRISGIFRDVYLYATPTIHIRDYYVVTDLDDNYQNATLKVAAFVKNFSSQVQDKYQVKFKLYDPSGRLVQDDLVRNVPMMDPKDESYLNLNVPITSPALWSAEAPNLYKLLIQVIDGEGRTAEILSTRVGFREVNLRNGQLLVNGKAVKFKGVNRHEFDPNTGRVISRESMIKDIVLMKQHNINAVRSSHYPNDPLWYDLCDEYGLYVIDEANIESHELWQQKGIVLAANADWKDAFVARGKAMVERDKNHPSIVIWSLGNESGMGGNFDSMAEIIRLIDPTRPLHYEGRSNYPKTFEDVDQPVTKYDINGTMYPSVKVMEAMAKKDPNRPLIICEYAHSMGNSVGNLSDYWELIDKNPRMQGGFLWDWVDQGLTLKDKAGNWYIDHVNRIDGANAGDGLVNPDRTPQPEINEVKHVYQYIKFSPKDTLSAQNQAITLQNTYNFLSLKPFKLTWQLLENGKVVQQGDINDLNAAPGANQSLSIPFSMPTSGGEYFLNLSVKLKENTAWAQAGHEVAFEQLYIKNSYPTAKTVVTWPANATVKVGLVRGGGIQLTNPQFKIIFDRKVAGISSFIYKNRELIAKPLQPNFWRVPTDNDEGGGKDSFAARWRAAGLDSLRRLGGDIRIEQVSPSVAKIHTQSTWVGRAGVNFVVKTTYTVFGSGDIDVRNTITVNGNNVPPLPKVGMQMQLPASFRNLTWYGRGPFESYPDRLSAAQVGEYSGTIASQHFPYIMAQENGNKSDVRWAAVTDSVGFGLAVMGSPAFNFSAHDYTDADLLAAKTTQQLPHGQVSVLNFDYKLMGLGGDDSWTPRTHEEYLLTDKEYAYSFRLRPFDAGTSLNVITQSVLPEIAVQSQATSELGAPASIVKEELSGQEALDAQEAAIRKAEARKYTKKKSYRKKSSSKKKRKR